From a single Anabas testudineus chromosome 5, fAnaTes1.2, whole genome shotgun sequence genomic region:
- the mst1 gene encoding hepatocyte growth factor-like protein, translating into MKQFLACFLLALGLVTGYRSPLNDFQRSEGRELVPTSWNSARVSSLPGLNLEDCATRCSQSQDCRAFNYETRPTVTCKHLPWVGDGSNAEVKRNVNCDLYEKKVYVRKCIVGKGEDYRGKVFTTKSGLTCQQWWSKFPHDHRWIPSPANGLELNYCRNPDGDRIGPWCYTTDPERRYESCNIPQCKDEVCMTCNGEDYRGQVDHTVNGRECQRWDQQYPHQHIYQPEKYPDKSLDDNYCRNPDASPVPWCYTTDAEVERENCEISKCTEVRAEKRQRSSFTTNCFRGRGEDYRGKVNETTSGIPCQRWDAQFPHEHPFYPNTYECKGLEENYCRNPDGSEAPWCFTSVPEMRTALCLQIKRCADDIEAEDCYQENGKNYKGMVRKTRKGITCQKWNINTPHRTKINPRTHPEANLTENYCRNPDGDQHGPWCYTTDPKTEFDYCAIKQCAGEKVSLTESVEKIEFSECGKRDDRIPRSRLRIVNGVPGNSPWTVSLRDRKGKHFCGGSLVNARWVISTKQCFSSCYVDLPGYSAMMGTLFRDPQEGEPGVQTIPLTKIVCGPSESQLVMLQLEYPAQFNERVSQICLPPERYIVAEETSCEIAGWGETRGTGDDTVLNVAHVPVLSNKECNKYFRGRVRENEMCTSSFQGGVGACERDYGGPLACQTSDCWVLEGVIIPMRRCGHPGQPNIFIRVSVYVDWIKKVMEMA; encoded by the exons GGTACCGCAGTCCTCTGAATGACTTCCAACGCTCCGAGGGCAGAGAGCTGGTTCCTACCTCCTGGAACTCAGCACGGGTGTCGTCGTTACCGGGTCTGAACCTGGAGGATTGTGCTACGCGCTGCTCACAGTCGCAGGACTGCAG AGCGTTCAACTACGAGACTCGTCCCACTGTCACCTGTAAACACCTGCCCTGGGTGGGCGATGGCAGCAATGCAGAGGTGAAGAGAAACGTAAACTGTGACCTGTACGAGAAGAAAG tgtaTGTCAGGAAATGTATCGTGGGTAAAGGGGAGGACTACAGAGGGAAAGTTTTCACCACAAAAAGTGGCCTCACCTGCCAACAGTGGTGGTCCAAGTTTCCTCATGATCACAG GTGGATTCCCTCACCTGCTAATGGCCTGGAGTTGAATTACTGCAGAAATCCAGATGGGGATCGTATCGGTCCGTGGTGCTACACCACAGATCCTGAACGACGCTACGAAAGCTGCAATATCCCCCAGTGCAAAGATG AGGTATGTATGACATGTAACGGAGAGGACTACAGAGGGCAGGTTGACCACACTGTAAACGGCAGAGAATGTCAGAGATGGGACCAGCAGTATCCTCATCAACATATCTACCAGCCTGAAAA GTACCCTGATAAGAGTTTGGATGATAACTACTGCCGTAATCCTGATGCCTCCCCGGTGCCCTGGTGTTACACCACAGACGCTGAGGTGGAGCGAGAGAACTGCGAGATCAGCAAGTGCA CTGAGGTTCGTGCTGAGAAACGGCAACGCTCCAGCTTCACCACCAACTGTTTCCGTGGCCGTGGGGAAGATTACAGAGGTAAAGTCAATGAGACAACATCAGGCATCCCGTGTCAGCGGTGGGACGCACAATTTCCTCATGAGCATCCCTTCTACCCAAACACATATGAATGCAA GGGTTTGGAGGAGAACTACTGTCGTAACCCAGATGGGTCGGAGGCTCCTTGGTGCTTCACATCTGTGCCAGAGATGAGAACTGCTCTCTGCCTACAGATCAAACGATGTGCAGACGATATAGAAGCTGAAG attgCTAccaagaaaatggaaaaaactacAAGGGAATGGTTCGCAAGACCCGGAAGGGGATCACCTGCCAGAAATGGAATATCAACACACCTCACAGGACTAA GATAAACCCGAGGACACATCCTGAGGCCAATCTGACAGAGAACTACTGTCGTAATCCAGATGGGGATCAGCATGGACCCTGGTGCTACACCACTGATCCCAAAACAGAGTTTGACTACTGTGCCATCAAACAGTGTG CTGGAGAGAAAGTGTCCCTGACTGAATCAGTTG AGAAGATTGAGTTTAGTGAGTGTGGAAAGCGAGACGATCGCATCCCTAGGTCGAGGTTGCGGATTGTGAATGGGGTTCCAGGGAATTCCCCATGGACAGTGAGCCTCAGGGACAG gaaaggaaaacatttcTGTGGAGGATCCCTGGTAAATGCCAGATGGGTTATCAGCACCAAGCAGTGTTTCTCCTCCTG CTACGTGGACCTGCCTGGGTACTCAGCCATGATGGGAACACTGTTTCGTGATCCACAAGAAGGAGAGCCTGGTGTGCAAACAATCCCCCTGACCAAGATCGTCTGTGGACCCTCGGAGTCTCAGCTGGTCATGCTACAACTGGAATA CCCAGCCCAGTTCAATGAGCGTGTCTCTCAGATCTGCCTTCCTCCTGAGCGCTACATTGTAGCTGAGGAAACAAGCTGTGAGATTGCAGGATGGGGCGAGACAAGAG GCACTGGAGATGACACTGTCCTGAACGTGGCCCACGTTCCAGTTCTCAGTAACAAAGAATGCAACAAATACTTCAGAGGTCGTGTTCGTGAGAACGAGATGTGCACAAGCTCCTTCCAGGGTGGAGTAGGAGCCTGTGAG agagacTATGGAGGCCCTTTGGCGTGTCAGACCAGTGACTGCTGGGTACTTGAGGGTGTGATCATACCCATGAGGCGCTGTGGACACCCAGGGCAGCCCAACATCTTCATCCGTGTCTCTGTCTATGTGGACTGGATAAAGAAGGTCATGGAGATGGCTTAG
- the si:ch211-161c3.6 gene encoding high mobility group protein HMGI-C, whose product MSNSGTKEPSPQTSTAQSPPEPQRRGRGRPRKQQQEPVGPPTPKRPRGRPKGSKNKGPRTALKKVEPVGERRPRGRPRKWPQKVVQELPEEQQGPSEEAEEGPSQAKPSSSQVPAPEQGE is encoded by the exons ATGAGTAACAGTGGGACCAAAGAGCCCTCTCCCCAGACGAGCACCGCCCAGTcacctcctgagccacagcgCAGGGGCAGGGGTCGGCCTcggaaacagcagcag GAGCCTGTTGGACCCCCAACTCCAAAGCGACCAAGAGGACGACCAAAAGGCAGCAAGAACAAAGGCCCCAGAACTGCACTGAAG AAAGTAGAGCCTGTCGGGGAGAGACGACCACGTGGACGACCGAGGAAATGG CCCCAGAAAGTAGTTCAAGAGTTACCTGAAGAGCAGCAG GGCCCATCAGAAGAAGCTGAGGAGGGTCCATCACAGGCTAAGCCCTCGTCATCTCAGGTTCCAGCACCGGAGCAAGGGGAGTAG